The following nucleotide sequence is from Achromobacter spanius.
CCGTTTTTGCCCCATTTGCCGCATGGCCGTCGTTGCGCTAGATTACAGGGTTTTGCTGCGCTGCAAACGTGTGCTGGCGCGGCCTTGAGCCCTTTTCCCCTTCGCGCGACCGCGCCCTGGTTTTTTCGCCCTTTCCGCCCCTAAGGATTCCCATCATGAGGAAGTTCTCTCGCATCGAGCGTTTGCCCCCGTACGTTTTCAACATTACTGGCGAGCTCAAGATGGCGGCGCGTCGGCGGGGCGAGGACATCATCGACATGTCCATGGGTAATCCGGATGGCGCAACGCCCAAGCACATCGTCGACAAGATGGTTGAGGCCACCTCGCGCCCGACCACGCACGGCTATTCGGTGTCCAAGGGCATCCCGCGTCTGCGCAAGGCCATCTGTGACTGGTATCAGCGCCGCTACGCGGTGGAATTCGATCCGGATTCCGAAGCCATCGTCACCATCGGTTCAAAGGAAGGCCTGGCTCACTTGATGCTGGCCACGCTGGACCGCGGCGACACGGTGCTGGTGCCCAACCCCAGCTACCCGATCCACATCTATGGCGCGGTGATTGCCGGCGCCAACATCCGCTCGGTGCGCATGACGCCCGGCGTCGATTTCTTCGAAGAGCTGGAACGCGCGGTGCGCGAGTCCATTCCGAAGCCCAAGATGATGGTGCTGGGCTTTCCCAGCAACCCGACCGCGCAGTGCGTGGACCTGTCGTTCTTCGAACGCGTCGTGGCGCTGGCCAAGGAACACGACATCCTGGTGGTGCATGACCTGGCCTACGCCGACATCACCTTCGACGG
It contains:
- the alaC gene encoding alanine transaminase — its product is MRKFSRIERLPPYVFNITGELKMAARRRGEDIIDMSMGNPDGATPKHIVDKMVEATSRPTTHGYSVSKGIPRLRKAICDWYQRRYAVEFDPDSEAIVTIGSKEGLAHLMLATLDRGDTVLVPNPSYPIHIYGAVIAGANIRSVRMTPGVDFFEELERAVRESIPKPKMMVLGFPSNPTAQCVDLSFFERVVALAKEHDILVVHDLAYADITFDGYVAPSIMQVPGARDVAVEFFTMSKSYNMAGWRIGYMVGNRELVNALARIKSYHDYGTFTPIQVASIAALDGPQDCVNEIVAQYQSRRDVLARGLHEAGWNVEIPKASMYIWAQIPEPYKAMGSLEFAKRVLSDAKVAVSPGIGFGEYGDDYVRFALIENEQRTRQAVRGIKDMFRKDGLLK